The following coding sequences are from one Candidatus Omnitrophota bacterium window:
- a CDS encoding 4Fe-4S dicluster domain-containing protein, producing DAFDKSFASAVWKDVGRRCVACGNCTAVCPTCYCFDTQDEPDISLNNGVRYRIWNSCQMDDFAKVAGGEDFRKGRDSRQRHRYYRKFKYPVDKFNRYFCTGCGRCTRTCMADISLIETVNSLLSEEGLQ from the coding sequence TGATGCTTTTGATAAATCTTTTGCTTCAGCCGTTTGGAAAGATGTGGGTAGAAGGTGTGTTGCCTGCGGCAATTGTACTGCGGTGTGTCCGACATGTTATTGTTTCGATACTCAGGATGAGCCGGATATTTCCTTAAATAATGGAGTAAGGTACCGAATCTGGAATTCCTGCCAGATGGATGATTTTGCCAAAGTTGCCGGAGGGGAAGATTTCCGCAAGGGCAGGGATAGCCGGCAAAGGCACAGGTATTATCGTAAATTTAAATATCCGGTTGATAAATTTAACCGGTATTTTTGTACCGGCTGCGGAAGGTGCACCAGGACATGCATGGCCGATATAAGCTTGATCGAAACGGTTAACTCTTTGCTTAGCGAGGAAGGGTTGCAATAA
- a CDS encoding FAD/NAD(P)-binding protein yields MLEREILLEKMGTTPYLPMKAKIIQAQMVTDKEKFFRIQLENKLNLGHVPGQFVMVSIFGFGEAPISVCSSPSDKGYFELTVRDAGVFTDKLHKLEKGDEIGIRGPFGRGFPIDNMFGYDVMIVAGGLGIVPLRSLIRYIMHNRNDFGNVQILLGCKSPKELLFEEETNEWMKRSEIKFNCTVDRADPDWKGNVGLITTLIPGVDINPTRTYGVVVGPPIMYKFVIVKLLEKKIPEHQIIVSLERRMRCGLGKCGHCQIEGVYVCQSGPVFTYNDLKKFKGECHEKTA; encoded by the coding sequence ATGCTTGAGCGTGAAATACTTTTGGAAAAAATGGGAACTACCCCTTATCTACCGATGAAGGCAAAAATTATCCAAGCTCAGATGGTTACGGACAAGGAGAAGTTTTTCCGTATTCAATTGGAAAACAAGCTTAACCTTGGGCATGTTCCCGGGCAGTTCGTGATGGTCTCTATTTTTGGTTTCGGAGAGGCTCCTATTTCTGTTTGTTCTTCGCCAAGCGATAAAGGTTATTTTGAGCTTACTGTCAGGGATGCCGGGGTCTTTACCGACAAACTGCATAAATTGGAAAAAGGCGACGAAATAGGAATACGCGGGCCATTCGGCAGGGGTTTTCCTATTGATAATATGTTTGGTTACGACGTGATGATTGTTGCCGGAGGGCTAGGTATAGTCCCATTGCGCTCCTTAATCAGGTATATTATGCACAATCGCAACGATTTCGGTAATGTGCAGATTTTACTTGGCTGTAAGAGCCCAAAAGAGCTATTGTTCGAAGAGGAAACTAACGAATGGATGAAAAGGAGCGAGATTAAATTCAATTGTACTGTTGATCGGGCAGATCCTGACTGGAAAGGAAATGTTGGCTTGATTACTACTTTAATCCCCGGAGTCGATATTAATCCTACTCGCACATACGGTGTTGTAGTTGGTCCTCCGATTATGTATAAGTTTGTTATCGTTAAATTACTGGAGAAAAAAATTCCGGAGCACCAGATCATTGTGTCTTTAGAAAGGCGTATGCGTTGTGGCTTAGGTAAATGTGGGCACTGCCAGATTGAAGGTGTTTATGTCTGCCAGTCCGGCCCGGTATTTACTTATAATGATTTGAAAAAATTTAAAGGAGAGTGCCATGAAAAAACAGCCTAA
- a CDS encoding cytochrome B: MKKQPKPKVAFFDFTDCEGCQLQFANMGDTLLALTELVDIVSFREIMSEAADEYDIAFIEGSITTDNDVLRIKKIRDKAKVLITLGACATIAGVNGIKNRSPLEAAKKIVYGDKADIISSIKAMPVHEVVKVDYAINGCPVYIPEVVSVLKCLLMGKPYVVPNYSVCVECKMNENVCRYEKDQECMGPVTRAGCNSWCINNGNRCYGCRGLVEKPATDAAKDIMQKYGLKVEDILNSFTLYNDSMGEKYDQEFK; encoded by the coding sequence ATGAAAAAACAGCCTAAACCCAAAGTGGCATTTTTTGATTTTACCGACTGTGAGGGTTGTCAGTTGCAGTTTGCCAACATGGGAGATACTCTTCTTGCGTTGACTGAGCTTGTTGATATAGTTAGTTTCCGGGAGATTATGTCCGAAGCCGCGGATGAGTATGACATTGCTTTTATTGAAGGCAGCATTACTACTGATAATGATGTCTTACGGATCAAAAAGATAAGGGATAAGGCAAAAGTTTTGATTACGTTAGGCGCTTGTGCAACTATCGCCGGAGTAAACGGGATTAAAAATCGTTCTCCTTTAGAGGCGGCTAAGAAAATAGTTTATGGGGATAAAGCGGATATTATTAGCAGTATTAAAGCAATGCCGGTGCATGAAGTAGTTAAGGTTGATTATGCCATTAACGGTTGTCCGGTTTATATACCGGAGGTAGTCAGTGTGCTGAAGTGTTTACTTATGGGCAAGCCTTATGTTGTCCCTAATTATTCGGTTTGCGTGGAATGTAAAATGAATGAAAATGTTTGCCGCTATGAGAAGGATCAGGAGTGTATGGGGCCGGTTACCCGCGCCGGATGTAATTCCTGGTGTATTAATAACGGAAACCGTTGTTATGGATGTAGGGGATTGGTGGAGAAACCGGCAACCGACGCCGCTAAGGATATCATGCAAAAATATGGTTTAAAAGTAGAAGATATCCTGAATAGTTTTACTTTATATAATGATTCTATGGGAGAAAAATATGACCAAGAGTTTAAATAA
- a CDS encoding Ni/Fe hydrogenase subunit alpha: MTKSLNKIDSQNLKVDVHYLTRVEGHGNIVVDVKEGKLVKCEFQVIESARFFESMLVGRSIWEAQHLTSRICGICACGHSLASIKAGEDALGIKPSDEVIMLRKLLLYSEMLDSHILHIYILVAPDLLGVKSIVPLIKTHRPVIEMALRMKRMSDYGGEVLAGRHIHPISYVIGGLTQLPSREGLEKLYNLMLESRKDGEETVKIIKTLKFPDFQRPTQYMSLTSDDEYAMYDGDLIVNGKKSKVADYRKLFIESVVDYSKAKISKINGSSYAVGALSRFNNNFSKLHKKAKAVAAELGLKAPSHNPYLNTAAQLVEWVHCLEESITILEKILKDGLKEEGIVVSSWPKRSQVGKIKYKPNTGSACVEVPRGSLFHEYTINDSAHITAANCVIPTNQNMGNLEDDMRKLVPELLGKKTQSEITLELEMLARSYDPCISCATHLLDVSFV; this comes from the coding sequence ATGACCAAGAGTTTAAATAAAATAGATTCTCAAAACCTAAAAGTTGATGTGCATTATTTGACTCGGGTAGAAGGCCATGGCAACATTGTTGTCGATGTAAAGGAGGGCAAACTTGTTAAATGCGAGTTTCAGGTAATTGAATCTGCGCGTTTTTTTGAGTCAATGCTTGTTGGCCGCTCGATCTGGGAGGCCCAACACCTGACCAGCCGTATCTGCGGTATCTGTGCCTGCGGGCACTCTTTGGCTAGTATTAAAGCAGGAGAGGATGCCCTGGGCATAAAGCCGTCGGATGAAGTGATAATGCTTAGGAAGCTTCTATTGTACTCTGAAATGTTGGATAGCCATATTCTGCATATTTATATTCTGGTTGCCCCGGATTTATTAGGGGTAAAAAGTATTGTGCCTTTAATTAAAACGCATCGGCCGGTTATTGAGATGGCCTTGCGTATGAAACGGATGAGCGACTATGGCGGGGAAGTGCTTGCTGGCAGGCATATTCATCCAATAAGTTATGTTATCGGCGGGCTTACGCAATTGCCTTCAAGAGAAGGTTTAGAGAAATTGTATAACTTGATGTTGGAATCGCGTAAGGATGGGGAGGAGACCGTAAAAATTATCAAGACTTTGAAGTTCCCTGATTTCCAGCGGCCGACCCAGTATATGTCGCTTACCTCTGATGATGAATACGCGATGTATGATGGAGATTTAATTGTAAACGGCAAAAAAAGCAAAGTAGCTGATTACCGTAAACTTTTTATTGAATCGGTTGTTGATTATTCTAAAGCCAAGATTTCTAAAATTAACGGCAGCTCCTATGCCGTAGGAGCCCTTTCGCGTTTTAACAATAATTTCAGCAAACTGCATAAGAAAGCAAAAGCCGTAGCAGCTGAATTAGGGTTAAAGGCTCCAAGCCATAATCCTTACCTTAATACTGCGGCTCAGCTTGTAGAATGGGTACACTGCCTAGAAGAATCAATTACGATCCTGGAGAAGATTTTAAAAGATGGGTTAAAAGAGGAGGGCATTGTTGTTTCTTCTTGGCCAAAAAGAAGCCAGGTCGGCAAGATTAAATATAAACCAAATACCGGTTCCGCATGCGTTGAAGTGCCCCGCGGTTCTTTATTCCATGAATATACGATTAATGATTCTGCTCATATTACTGCAGCTAACTGCGTGATTCCTACCAATCAGAACATGGGTAACCTAGAGGATGATATGCGGAAACTTGTTCCGGAGTTGTTAGGCAAGAAAACGCAAAGTGAGATTACTCTTGAGCTTGAGATGTTGGCCCGCTCTTATGATCCTTGCATATCATGCGCCACGCATTTATTGGATGTAAGCTTTGTCTAA
- a CDS encoding hydrogenase maturation protease, with translation MSKKNAVIGLGNTLRRDDGIGVIILESLLNNYKRANIDYLNFGSASFDLIHRLQNYDFALLIDGISAGLAAGQLKIFALDEAKFSKDDGAISSHELNLKDIFKLTQKLKVKTKVYIAGIQVEDVGFGDSLSSLLKDKLADLTGQIDKFIQERLF, from the coding sequence TTGTCTAAAAAAAATGCGGTAATCGGTTTAGGCAACACTTTAAGGAGAGACGACGGAATAGGGGTAATTATTCTGGAATCTCTCCTTAATAATTATAAGCGAGCCAATATAGATTATCTTAATTTTGGCAGCGCAAGTTTTGACCTTATCCATCGCCTGCAAAATTATGATTTTGCTTTATTGATCGACGGTATTTCCGCCGGTCTTGCCGCCGGCCAGTTAAAGATATTCGCCCTGGATGAAGCGAAATTTTCCAAAGATGACGGGGCAATCTCCTCCCACGAATTAAACCTTAAGGATATCTTTAAATTAACGCAGAAATTAAAAGTCAAGACCAAGGTTTATATTGCCGGTATACAGGTAGAGGATGTAGGTTTTGGCGATTCCCTGAGTAGTTTGTTGAAGGACAAGTTAGCGGATTTAACAGGCCAGATCGATAAATTTATCCAGGAAAGGTTATTTTAG
- a CDS encoding HypC/HybG/HupF family hydrogenase formation chaperone, with translation MCYAIPGKVEKIEDNMVIVDYFGEKRKAYNELTQVSIGDYIYAQGGFVVSKIFEAEAQSILAVWKEEFFQLQEVDLKLSRLSLNGIDTDKTLLGILDRASQSRQLQRQELLYLLELEGQARIGLFYKTANFLRQKYHKNSCCVHGIIEISNYCCQGCQYCGISYNNKGLERYRMTKGQILESAREAVERYGFKSLVLQSGEDSGYSIEELADIVRQIKEKFPTLIFISFGEIGIDGLEKLYQAGARGLLMRFETSNPVLYRKVHPGMDFESRIEHLRKAYEFGYLILTGGLIGLPGQSKEDILNDIYLAKELNAEMYSFGPFIAHPQTSLANQKSAQSDEVIKVLALARIIGDPNAKILVTTALETLDREAARSALLAGANSLMLNVTPLAYRPFYSIYPNRAHQTEDISIQIESTVSLLRSLGRAPTDLETL, from the coding sequence ATGTGTTATGCTATCCCCGGAAAAGTGGAAAAAATAGAGGATAATATGGTAATCGTAGATTATTTCGGCGAAAAAAGGAAAGCCTATAATGAGTTAACTCAGGTTAGTATCGGTGACTATATTTACGCCCAAGGCGGTTTCGTGGTGAGTAAAATATTCGAGGCTGAGGCGCAAAGTATCCTTGCGGTATGGAAGGAGGAGTTTTTCCAATTGCAGGAGGTAGATTTAAAGCTTTCCCGCCTTTCTTTAAATGGCATTGATACGGATAAAACATTGCTTGGGATATTGGATCGCGCCAGCCAATCAAGGCAATTGCAGCGACAAGAACTTTTATATCTGCTGGAGTTAGAAGGCCAAGCCAGGATAGGTTTATTTTATAAAACAGCCAATTTCCTGCGCCAGAAATACCATAAAAATTCCTGCTGCGTCCATGGAATAATTGAGATTTCCAATTACTGCTGCCAAGGTTGCCAATATTGCGGGATATCTTATAATAACAAAGGGTTAGAGCGCTATCGTATGACAAAAGGCCAAATTCTTGAGTCTGCTAGAGAGGCGGTTGAGCGCTATGGTTTTAAATCTCTTGTATTACAAAGTGGCGAGGATTCCGGATACAGTATTGAGGAATTAGCCGACATAGTCAGACAGATCAAGGAAAAATTTCCCACGCTGATTTTTATAAGTTTTGGCGAGATAGGCATAGATGGTTTAGAGAAACTTTACCAGGCAGGCGCCCGCGGTTTACTTATGCGTTTTGAAACCTCAAATCCTGTTCTTTACCGCAAGGTGCATCCTGGGATGGATTTTGAGAGTAGGATTGAGCATTTACGGAAAGCCTATGAGTTTGGTTATTTAATCCTCACCGGCGGCTTAATTGGCCTGCCTGGGCAGAGTAAAGAGGATATTTTAAATGATATATATTTAGCTAAAGAGCTGAACGCAGAGATGTATAGCTTTGGTCCGTTTATTGCGCATCCGCAGACCTCTTTAGCAAATCAGAAGTCTGCTCAGAGCGATGAGGTGATTAAAGTTTTAGCTCTTGCCAGGATTATCGGCGATCCTAATGCCAAAATATTGGTAACTACCGCCTTGGAAACCTTAGACAGGGAGGCGGCAAGAAGCGCCTTGCTTGCCGGGGCAAATTCGCTTATGCTTAATGTTACTCCTTTAGCTTACCGGCCATTTTACTCAATTTATCCAAACCGAGCCCATCAAACCGAGGATATTTCTATACAGATAGAATCCACAGTTTCCCTGCTGCGTTCTTTAGGCCGCGCACCCACAGATCTTGAAACCCTCTGA
- a CDS encoding redox-sensing transcriptional repressor Rex: MITNKSCIIRLSRYKNALYRLRALGFVKVFSDNLADAIGALPSQVRKDFSLFGISGNKRGGYQVDILIEKLNTILGKEQIQEVVIVGLGNIGNALMKYKGFEKEGLRICACFDIDSTKYNRDSEIPVLPLEEMKEFVRSKHIRIGVIAVPDIAAQSVLDMMLACGIKGVLNFAPLRLRAAGDIVVNNVNLELELENVIYFVNAQEKARN; the protein is encoded by the coding sequence ATGATTACGAATAAAAGTTGCATAATCCGTTTATCCCGATATAAAAATGCCCTTTACCGCTTGCGAGCGTTGGGTTTTGTTAAGGTTTTTTCCGATAACCTGGCAGATGCTATCGGAGCGTTACCTTCTCAGGTAAGAAAAGATTTTTCTTTATTTGGAATATCTGGAAATAAACGCGGCGGCTATCAGGTTGATATACTGATAGAAAAGTTAAATACTATTTTGGGTAAAGAGCAGATCCAAGAGGTAGTTATTGTGGGTTTAGGTAATATTGGCAATGCGCTGATGAAATATAAGGGGTTTGAAAAAGAGGGATTAAGAATCTGCGCTTGTTTTGATATTGACTCTACTAAATATAACCGGGACTCCGAAATTCCCGTTTTACCCCTGGAGGAGATGAAGGAATTTGTAAGAAGCAAGCATATAAGGATTGGGGTAATCGCCGTGCCTGATATTGCTGCTCAATCAGTACTTGATATGATGCTTGCCTGCGGCATAAAAGGAGTTTTGAATTTTGCTCCCTTAAGATTAAGAGCCGCAGGAGATATCGTAGTAAATAATGTAAATTTAGAGTTGGAGCTTGAGAACGTAATTTATTTTGTTAACGCACAGGAAAAAGCTAGGAATTAG
- a CDS encoding cache domain-containing protein — MRTQSLKIKILSTLFISILIFSVAVLFLGTRIIKNDIIARAQNQVKNDLFIAHSVYYGEIEAIKAAFNLAPLAVDLNKVKQSLGLDYLYVVEDKDKDKVRSEIVLGAFKGQPTGANRIIGKEELLEMSQDIYRKAEIEIRPTPKSHPNTQKVLDKAMAIGYAMPVFDGQGKVKQVIYGGKILNRDFALVDKIRNLVFEDKFYNGKPLGTVTIFLDDIRIATNVLDNRGQRAIGTVVSDRVYKKVVEDAKMWLDRAFVVTDWYLTAYEPIKNIKGEIIGILYVGLLEKPFKDMEKRIFLGFLAIVSLVAVLAAISSYILAYSISQPVTGMLEATDRISSGQLDYRLKSQVNIKELNYLAEAFNIMASKLKERQESYLDLISFVAHELKGILSSTILNAYSVRDGFLGMINFKQTKAMDSVARNLDYLDATVKNFLNLSRIEKGHLELNKVDLLIKEDVFDPAVDAFSKQAADKHIFIVNNIEPGLKIEADLNLFQVVANNLMGNAIKYGLSGGKIILSSKAAGKDIDIEIYNDGRPLSVSEQDKLFKKFSRLNSEFGKKIQGTGLGLFITREIVNQHGWQIRVEPSDKGNTFKLKLTGEN; from the coding sequence ATGCGTACGCAGAGCCTAAAAATAAAAATCCTTTCGACATTATTCATCAGTATTCTAATTTTCTCTGTAGCCGTCTTATTTTTGGGCACGCGTATCATTAAGAATGATATTATTGCCCGCGCCCAGAATCAGGTAAAAAATGACCTATTTATCGCGCATTCAGTTTATTATGGGGAGATTGAGGCGATAAAAGCAGCTTTCAACTTAGCCCCTCTGGCAGTTGATCTGAATAAAGTTAAACAAAGCCTGGGTTTGGATTACCTATATGTTGTAGAGGATAAAGATAAGGATAAGGTACGCAGTGAAATCGTGCTTGGCGCTTTTAAGGGCCAGCCTACGGGGGCAAACCGGATTATCGGTAAAGAGGAATTGCTGGAGATGAGCCAGGATATTTACAGGAAGGCCGAAATAGAGATAAGGCCTACGCCAAAAAGCCATCCCAATACTCAAAAAGTTTTAGATAAGGCTATGGCAATTGGTTATGCTATGCCGGTATTTGATGGGCAAGGCAAGGTTAAGCAGGTTATCTATGGAGGAAAAATACTCAACCGGGATTTTGCCCTGGTAGATAAAATACGCAATCTTGTTTTTGAGGATAAATTTTATAATGGTAAACCTTTGGGTACAGTAACCATATTTTTGGATGACATCCGTATTGCCACCAATGTGTTGGATAATCGGGGGCAGCGGGCAATTGGCACAGTTGTTTCGGATAGAGTTTATAAGAAGGTAGTTGAAGATGCCAAGATGTGGTTGGATAGGGCATTTGTGGTTACGGATTGGTATCTTACCGCTTATGAACCGATAAAAAATATCAAGGGAGAGATTATAGGCATACTTTACGTGGGGCTTCTGGAGAAGCCGTTTAAGGATATGGAGAAGAGGATATTCCTGGGTTTTTTGGCGATTGTAAGCCTGGTTGCGGTTTTGGCTGCTATCTCTTCCTATATTTTAGCTTACTCTATATCACAGCCGGTTACAGGTATGCTTGAGGCAACCGATAGAATATCAAGCGGCCAGCTGGATTACCGCTTAAAATCACAGGTTAATATCAAAGAACTAAACTACCTGGCTGAAGCTTTCAACATCATGGCCTCAAAACTTAAAGAACGCCAGGAAAGCTATCTGGACCTGATCAGTTTTGTCGCGCATGAATTAAAAGGTATACTTTCATCAACCATACTTAACGCTTATTCGGTGCGTGATGGTTTCTTGGGAATGATTAACTTTAAACAGACCAAGGCCATGGATTCGGTAGCGCGTAATTTGGATTACCTAGATGCCACGGTAAAGAACTTCCTAAATTTAAGCCGGATTGAAAAAGGCCATTTAGAACTTAACAAGGTTGATTTGCTTATAAAAGAGGATGTTTTTGATCCCGCAGTCGACGCGTTCTCTAAACAGGCGGCTGATAAGCATATTTTTATCGTAAATAATATCGAGCCGGGTTTAAAAATAGAAGCCGATCTTAATTTATTTCAGGTAGTAGCAAATAATCTCATGGGAAATGCAATTAAGTATGGATTAAGCGGTGGTAAGATAATTTTAAGTTCTAAAGCAGCTGGTAAAGATATTGATATTGAAATCTATAATGATGGAAGGCCTCTATCAGTTAGCGAGCAAGATAAATTATTTAAGAAATTTTCTCGCCTGAATTCCGAATTCGGCAAGAAAATTCAAGGAACAGGCTTAGGATTGTTTATTACCAGAGAAATAGTCAATCAGCATGGTTGGCAGATCCGGGTAGAGCCAAGCGATAAAGGGAATACATTTAAATTGAAATTAACGGGGGAGAATTAA
- a CDS encoding (2Fe-2S) ferredoxin domain-containing protein — protein MNPLEIIKRKRAQAINRIIAKGYLSSKRVYVGMATCEIAAGSKEIMEVFQEAIKSGLSDVYLSQKGCAGRCNLEPTVEVVEEGKIPLKYGLVTKERAKEIIERHLKKGEVIKEWLIK, from the coding sequence ATGAATCCATTAGAGATTATTAAGAGAAAAAGAGCCCAGGCTATAAACAGGATTATTGCCAAAGGTTATTTGTCTTCAAAACGCGTCTATGTTGGTATGGCTACTTGTGAAATAGCGGCCGGATCAAAGGAGATTATGGAGGTTTTTCAAGAAGCAATTAAATCGGGCTTAAGCGACGTGTATTTGAGCCAAAAAGGTTGCGCTGGTAGGTGTAATTTGGAACCTACCGTTGAAGTGGTAGAAGAGGGCAAGATTCCATTAAAATACGGGCTGGTTACTAAGGAGAGGGCAAAAGAAATTATCGAGCGCCATTTGAAAAAAGGCGAAGTGATTAAAGAGTGGTTAATAAAATAA
- the nuoF gene encoding NADH-quinone oxidoreductase subunit NuoF, protein MPKRFNITLCDGPSCIHKRSKKIVSTIEEQLKKLELSGKVGINLSGCLGMCAKGPVMIINPGYTIYGGFAEKDIPEIIEEHIKNNKPVTRLIIDEDHLYNRFFRVFGDVNFFGKQMRIALRNCGIIDPENIDDYISLRGYEALAKVLTDFTPDKVVDQIKKSGLRGRGGAGFPTGIKWELTAKEKNDEKFVICNADEGDPGAFMDRSAIEGDPHTIVEGMAVAGYAIRAQKGIVYIRAEYPLAVKRIKKAIADARKEGFLGKNILGTGFYFDIEVRLGAGAFVCGEETALMLSIEGHRGMPRPRPPFPSVSGLFNKPTLINNVETLANIPVIILDGAEWFSSLGTEKSKGTKVFALAGKIKNTGLVEVPMGTTLREIIYDIGGGIPQDKKFKAVQTGGPSGGCLSEEYLDTKIDYESLAAAGSIMGSGGMIVIDEDSCMVNIAKFFLEFTQNESCGKCTPCREGTKRMLEILTRITEGKGKDEDIDKLLRLGNMIKKASLCGLGQSAPNPVISTIKNFRAEYEEHVRNKKCRAGVCQHLLVYEITDKCSGCSACKKVCPAEAVTGSLKQKHSIDINKCIRCGACYKICKFSAIKKS, encoded by the coding sequence ATGCCAAAGAGGTTTAACATTACATTATGCGATGGGCCTTCGTGTATACATAAAAGGTCTAAGAAAATAGTCTCTACTATTGAGGAGCAACTTAAGAAGCTTGAGCTATCCGGGAAGGTTGGTATTAATTTATCCGGCTGCCTGGGTATGTGCGCAAAAGGGCCGGTAATGATTATTAATCCGGGTTATACTATTTATGGTGGTTTCGCAGAAAAAGATATACCTGAAATTATCGAAGAGCATATTAAAAATAATAAGCCGGTTACCCGTCTTATTATTGATGAAGACCACTTGTATAATCGATTCTTTAGGGTATTTGGCGATGTAAATTTTTTCGGTAAACAGATGCGTATTGCTTTACGTAATTGTGGGATCATCGATCCGGAAAATATCGACGATTATATTTCTTTGCGCGGTTATGAAGCTTTAGCCAAGGTGCTTACTGATTTTACTCCGGATAAAGTTGTTGACCAGATAAAAAAATCTGGGTTACGCGGCAGGGGAGGCGCTGGATTTCCCACGGGGATTAAATGGGAACTTACCGCAAAAGAAAAAAATGATGAAAAATTTGTTATTTGTAATGCCGATGAAGGTGATCCGGGAGCTTTTATGGATAGGAGCGCTATTGAAGGTGATCCACATACAATTGTCGAAGGCATGGCGGTTGCCGGATACGCGATCAGAGCACAGAAAGGGATTGTTTATATTCGCGCAGAGTATCCTTTGGCGGTAAAAAGGATAAAGAAGGCAATAGCTGATGCGCGCAAAGAAGGTTTTCTGGGGAAGAATATATTGGGGACCGGTTTTTATTTTGATATCGAAGTACGCCTGGGGGCAGGTGCTTTTGTTTGTGGCGAAGAAACAGCGCTTATGCTTTCTATCGAAGGGCATCGCGGGATGCCCAGGCCCAGGCCACCGTTTCCTTCAGTATCCGGGCTTTTTAATAAGCCCACATTGATTAATAATGTGGAAACTTTAGCAAACATACCGGTGATTATTCTTGATGGGGCAGAATGGTTTAGTTCCTTGGGTACTGAAAAAAGTAAAGGTACAAAAGTTTTTGCTTTGGCAGGAAAAATCAAAAATACCGGTTTAGTTGAGGTACCGATGGGCACTACTTTAAGGGAAATTATCTATGATATTGGAGGTGGAATTCCGCAGGATAAGAAATTTAAAGCCGTGCAGACCGGAGGGCCTTCCGGAGGGTGCCTTTCAGAGGAGTATTTGGATACAAAAATAGACTATGAATCACTAGCTGCAGCCGGCTCGATTATGGGCTCAGGCGGTATGATCGTGATTGATGAAGATTCCTGCATGGTAAATATCGCTAAATTTTTTCTGGAGTTTACTCAGAATGAATCATGTGGTAAATGTACGCCTTGCCGCGAAGGGACTAAACGTATGCTGGAAATATTAACTCGGATTACCGAAGGCAAAGGTAAAGACGAGGATATCGATAAACTTTTACGTTTAGGCAATATGATTAAAAAGGCTTCATTGTGCGGGTTGGGACAGTCTGCCCCTAATCCGGTAATTAGTACAATCAAAAATTTCCGGGCTGAGTATGAGGAACATGTACGAAATAAGAAATGCCGGGCAGGGGTTTGCCAGCACCTGCTTGTTTATGAAATTACAGATAAATGCTCAGGTTGTTCGGCTTGCAAGAAGGTGTGCCCTGCAGAAGCTGTAACCGGTAGCCTTAAGCAAAAACATTCAATTGATATAAATAAATGTATTAGATGCGGGGCCTGTTATAAAATTTGTAAGTTTAGCGCCATAAAAAAATCTTAA